One segment of Mycobacterium spongiae DNA contains the following:
- a CDS encoding FhaA domain-containing protein — protein sequence MSSQKGLVRRIERKLESTVGDAFARVFGGSIVPQEIEAALRREAADGVKALQGDRLLAPNEYIITLSVSDSEKLGTDPEFTSSAFAQHLADHIQEQGWQTYGDVVVRFEPSSNLHIGQFRARGAVNPDIEPHPTVSNSAQPQSEDAFDAEPGVPPMSDNSSYQGGQGQGRPDDYYEERYAPPQQDPRAGSDPQSGPDPRGGYRPEAGGYPPPPGYPPPRHPDQAGYPDARGYQDPGQGGYPDARGYQDPGQGGYADPGQGGYPPPSYEPPPSYEQRPPAPAGPPPGYGAPGYEQGYQQGGYGPPPGGGQPGYGGYGEPGQLGQQFRGPTRQDEGGGYPPQGPPEQRPAYPEQGGYDQGYQQDAPGYGRQDYGQGDYTRYADAAPSTGYPPPAGGYAEPAGREYDYGQPSAPEYGQPSGPDYGQPSGPDYGQPSGPDYGQPSGPDYGQPSGPEYGQPSGGGYGSYGGYGSAAAAVTLQLDDGSGRTYQLREGSNIVGRGQDAQFRLPDTGVSRRHLEIRWDGQAALLADLNSTNGTTVNNAPVQEWQLADGDVIRLGHSEIIVRIH from the coding sequence ATGAGTAGCCAGAAGGGGCTCGTCCGGCGCATTGAGCGCAAACTGGAGTCGACCGTCGGGGACGCGTTTGCCCGGGTGTTCGGCGGATCCATCGTCCCGCAAGAAATCGAAGCCGCGCTGCGTCGCGAAGCCGCCGACGGTGTCAAGGCGCTGCAGGGTGATCGCCTTTTGGCACCCAACGAATACATCATTACGCTCAGTGTGAGCGACTCTGAGAAGTTGGGCACCGACCCGGAGTTCACGTCGAGCGCTTTTGCTCAGCACTTGGCGGACCATATCCAAGAACAGGGGTGGCAAACGTATGGTGATGTGGTCGTCCGGTTCGAACCTTCGTCGAACCTGCACATTGGCCAGTTCCGCGCCCGCGGGGCTGTTAACCCCGACATCGAGCCCCACCCGACGGTCAGCAATTCCGCCCAGCCACAATCAGAAGATGCGTTTGACGCAGAACCAGGAGTACCACCGATGAGTGACAATTCGAGCTACCAGGGCGGTCAGGGGCAGGGGCGGCCCGACGACTATTACGAGGAGCGCTACGCGCCCCCGCAACAGGATCCGCGTGCTGGGTCGGATCCCCAGAGCGGACCCGACCCCCGTGGGGGCTACCGGCCCGAGGCCGGCGGCTACCCACCCCCGCCCGGCTACCCGCCGCCGCGTCACCCGGATCAGGCCGGGTACCCCGACGCGCGCGGGTACCAAGACCCAGGCCAAGGCGGCTATCCCGACGCACGGGGGTACCAAGATCCAGGTCAGGGCGGCTATGCCGACCCGGGCCAGGGTGGCTATCCTCCGCCGTCGTATGAGCCTCCGCCGTCGTATGAGCAGCGTCCGCCAGCTCCGGCTGGACCTCCCCCGGGGTATGGCGCTCCTGGCTACGAGCAGGGCTACCAGCAGGGCGGCTACGGACCGCCGCCTGGCGGCGGGCAGCCCGGCTACGGCGGCTACGGAGAGCCGGGACAGCTGGGTCAGCAATTTCGTGGTCCGACTCGCCAGGATGAGGGCGGCGGCTACCCACCCCAAGGTCCCCCCGAGCAGCGACCGGCTTACCCCGAACAAGGCGGGTACGACCAGGGCTACCAGCAGGACGCGCCGGGATACGGCCGGCAAGATTACGGCCAGGGGGACTACACCCGCTACGCCGACGCAGCGCCGAGCACCGGATACCCACCACCTGCCGGCGGCTATGCCGAGCCCGCCGGCCGCGAGTACGACTACGGCCAGCCCAGCGCACCTGAATACGGCCAGCCCAGCGGACCCGACTACGGCCAACCCAGCGGACCCGACTACGGCCAACCCAGCGGACCCGACTACGGCCAACCCAGCGGACCCGACTACGGCCAACCCAGCGGACCTGAGTACGGCCAGCCTTCGGGCGGCGGCTACGGCAGCTACGGCGGCTACGGGTCCGCCGCAGCTGCGGTCACCCTGCAGCTCGATGACGGCAGCGGCCGAACGTACCAGCTCCGTGAGGGTTCGAACATCGTCGGTCGGGGCCAGGACGCGCAGTTCCGATTGCCCGACACGGGCGTGTCACGCCGTCACTTGGAAATTCGCTGGGATGGACAGGCCGCGCTGCTGGCGGACCTGAACTCCACCAACGGCACCACCGTCAACAACGCACCCGTGCAGGAGTGGCAGTTGGCCGATGGCGACGTCATCCGCTTGGGGCATTCGGAGATCATCGTTCGCATTCACTGA
- a CDS encoding type I restriction-modification system subunit M yields MITGELKSEVDRVWDAFWSGGIANPLEVIEQITYLLFIRRLDDLETLAERKARTTGKAEGMRFSTDQQDLRWSRFKNEEPAVMFATVGEKVFPFLRALGGDGSTYAEHMKGARFTIPTAQLLSRVVDLLDEIPMADRDTNGDLYEYMLSKIASAGQNGQFRTPRHIIKLIIEMTAPQPVDEICDPAAGTAGFLVAASEYIRERYPSALSDAAQRKHFHTSMFHGYDFDNTMLRIASMNMLMHGIEAPDIRYRDSLSEGASEDTEKYTLILANPPFAGSLDYESTSKDLQRVVKTKKTELLFVALFLKLLKPGGRAAVIVPDGVLFGSSKAHKDLRRMLVEGQKLDGVVKLPSGVFKPYAGVSTAILLLTKTNSGGTDNVWFYDVTADGFSLDDKRNPVEANDLPEVLERWGERTGSELDRARTEQSFCVSKEDIVAQGYDLSLNRYREIVYDEAEHRRPSEIIAEIETLESEITAELAELKAMLS; encoded by the coding sequence GTGATCACCGGTGAGTTGAAGAGCGAGGTCGACCGGGTCTGGGACGCGTTCTGGTCCGGTGGCATCGCCAACCCTCTGGAGGTCATCGAGCAGATCACCTACTTGCTGTTCATCCGTCGCCTGGATGATCTGGAGACACTCGCTGAGAGGAAAGCACGGACGACTGGCAAGGCCGAGGGCATGCGGTTCAGCACCGATCAGCAGGATCTGCGGTGGTCGCGGTTCAAGAATGAGGAGCCGGCGGTCATGTTCGCGACGGTCGGGGAGAAGGTGTTCCCGTTCTTGCGGGCTCTGGGGGGTGACGGCTCGACCTACGCCGAGCACATGAAGGGTGCCCGGTTCACCATCCCGACCGCGCAGCTGTTGTCGCGGGTGGTTGATCTGCTGGATGAGATCCCAATGGCTGACCGCGATACCAACGGCGATCTTTACGAGTATATGTTGTCCAAGATCGCCAGCGCGGGCCAGAACGGTCAGTTCCGAACGCCGCGCCACATCATCAAACTGATAATCGAGATGACCGCGCCGCAGCCAGTCGATGAGATCTGCGACCCTGCCGCTGGCACCGCGGGCTTCTTGGTGGCAGCCTCCGAGTACATCCGCGAACGATACCCATCAGCGCTGTCTGATGCCGCGCAGCGGAAGCATTTCCATACCAGCATGTTCCACGGGTACGACTTCGATAACACCATGCTGAGGATTGCGAGCATGAACATGCTGATGCACGGAATCGAGGCCCCGGACATCCGCTATCGCGACTCGCTGTCGGAAGGCGCAAGCGAGGATACCGAGAAGTACACTTTGATCTTGGCCAACCCGCCTTTTGCCGGGTCGTTGGACTACGAGTCGACATCCAAGGATCTGCAGCGGGTCGTCAAGACCAAGAAGACCGAGCTGCTGTTCGTGGCCTTGTTCTTGAAGTTGTTAAAGCCTGGTGGGCGCGCGGCGGTGATCGTTCCCGATGGAGTGCTGTTCGGGTCGTCAAAGGCGCACAAGGATCTTCGCCGAATGTTGGTTGAAGGCCAGAAGCTCGACGGGGTTGTGAAACTGCCGTCCGGTGTGTTCAAGCCTTATGCGGGCGTGTCTACGGCGATCCTGCTTCTTACCAAGACAAACTCCGGTGGAACGGACAACGTTTGGTTCTACGACGTGACCGCAGACGGGTTCTCGCTGGACGACAAACGAAATCCCGTCGAGGCCAATGACCTTCCAGAAGTGTTGGAACGATGGGGAGAAAGAACCGGCTCAGAACTTGATCGCGCGCGCACCGAGCAGTCGTTCTGCGTATCGAAGGAAGACATCGTTGCGCAGGGATATGACCTTTCGTTGAACCGATATAGGGAGATCGTTTACGACGAAGCTGAGCATAGGCGGCCGTCGGAGATCATCGCTGAGATCGAGACGTTGGAGTCGGAAATCACCGCCGAGCTAGCCGAGTTGAAGGCAATGCTGTCGTGA
- a CDS encoding restriction endonuclease subunit S: protein MRTVELGQLIEPAVVRKAGSGEFPVLSMTMHSGLVDQSVKFNKRVASADTTDYKVIERGQLVVGFPIDEGVLDFQNSYDEAIVSPAYGVWQLRSSESADSSYLARFLRSPRALSYYKAKLRGSTARRRSLPKGVFLELKVPLPTIEEQRRVAVILDHVDALRFRRRQVMTRLNDLKQSIFINAFGDPARNPRGLPMGTVGDLVASADYGTSEKSSLTGDIAVLRMNNITYGGDVDLRDLKYMTLPRGKFDRYTVRSGDVLFNRTNSAELVGKTAVYRDSDPIAYAGYLVRLRVDEHHQPDYLSGVLNSGYGKATLRGMCKRIVGMANINAREVQTIRVPIPSSADQEAYAHHLAAVRRQLADQANGLLKLEELFASLQSRAFSGQL, encoded by the coding sequence GTGAGGACCGTTGAGCTGGGCCAACTCATCGAGCCAGCGGTTGTGCGCAAAGCAGGGAGCGGCGAGTTCCCAGTCTTGTCCATGACGATGCATTCGGGCTTAGTCGATCAATCGGTGAAGTTCAACAAGCGCGTTGCGAGCGCAGACACGACAGACTACAAGGTGATCGAGCGTGGGCAGTTGGTCGTGGGATTTCCCATCGATGAAGGCGTACTTGACTTTCAGAATTCCTACGACGAGGCAATCGTCAGTCCGGCCTATGGGGTGTGGCAGCTTCGGAGTTCGGAGAGTGCAGACAGTTCCTACTTAGCGAGGTTCCTTCGGTCGCCCCGCGCATTGTCGTATTACAAGGCAAAGCTTCGGGGCAGCACGGCACGCCGTAGATCGCTGCCCAAGGGGGTGTTCTTGGAACTCAAGGTTCCACTTCCAACAATAGAAGAGCAACGGCGCGTGGCCGTAATTCTCGATCACGTCGATGCTCTCCGCTTTAGACGCCGCCAGGTGATGACAAGGCTAAATGACCTTAAGCAATCGATCTTCATCAACGCATTCGGTGACCCGGCTCGAAATCCAAGAGGTCTGCCCATGGGTACGGTGGGTGACCTTGTCGCATCCGCGGATTACGGCACAAGTGAAAAGAGTTCCCTTACTGGTGATATTGCCGTTTTGAGGATGAACAACATCACTTATGGCGGGGATGTCGATCTCAGAGATCTGAAGTACATGACGCTACCGAGGGGCAAGTTCGACAGGTACACTGTCCGGTCAGGTGACGTACTGTTCAATCGGACGAACAGTGCCGAGCTAGTCGGAAAGACGGCGGTCTATCGTGATTCAGATCCGATTGCATATGCCGGGTATCTCGTGCGGCTGCGCGTCGATGAGCATCACCAACCGGACTATCTGTCCGGAGTGCTCAACTCAGGTTATGGCAAGGCGACTTTGCGGGGAATGTGTAAGCGCATCGTCGGCATGGCAAATATAAACGCCAGAGAGGTTCAAACCATTCGGGTGCCAATTCCGAGCTCTGCCGATCAAGAGGCATATGCACACCACTTAGCTGCTGTTCGTCGCCAGCTGGCCGATCAAGCGAATGGGCTGTTGAAGCTCGAAGAACTGTTCGCCTCCCTCCAGTCCCGCGCGTTCTCCGGTCAGCTGTGA
- a CDS encoding DEAD/DEAH box helicase family protein: MSNFAFLHAIGWLEMHTDCARAESYATSDPRSACFYSRRTVELLVDYLYDVLALPIPYKNNLAAKINDPKVKSKVGVGIATKLNLIRKLGNTAVHGVHPIPPRAALDTLRELHHVMLWAAFRYSTKPQAVPMKAAFDPKIAAQAAPLTRQEVAQLAAKFAAQDEAHAKALAEKDELAAQKDAEIAELREAVKKAQAANQQNDDRDYNEADTRDRFIDVMLAEAGWPLAETKDREYPITGMPSPDGKGFVDYVLWGQDGLPLAIVEAKRTTRSPQVGQQQAKLYADCLEQMTGRRPVIFYTNGFEHWIWDDAGGYPPREVRGFYSRDELELLVQRRDTRKPLTDMPIDSAIVERHYQHRAIRAIDDAFTGKQREALLVMATGSGKTRTVIALVKQLMEANWVKRVLFLADRTALVTQAANAFKAHLPDATTVNLVTEKITDGRVYVCTYPTMMNLIDDTDSGTRRFGPGYFDLVVIDEAHRSVYQKYRAIFDWYDSLLVGLTATPKDEVDHNTYRLFHLEDGVPTDAYSLDDAVKEGFLVPAVGISVGTKFLRQGIRYADLSEEEKDDWDALDWGEGDPPDEVSSEEINRFLFNEDTVDKVLAELLSKGHRVAEGDRLGKTIIFAKNKDHAEFIARRFDIQYPQYAGQFARVITHGLSYAQSLIDDFSVTEKAPHIAISVDMLDTGIDVPDVVNLVFFKLVRSKTKFWQMIGRGTRLRPDLFGPGLDKANFYVFDFCGNLEYFSQDLPGSEGSLQKSLNQRLFETRLGLITAIDSAWPAKNPEPSEGQGTETERGLRVDIAWSLHQTVAGMNLENFLVRPHRKLVEQYAEWPVWSALTPEAAGDVGEQLAGLPSAFKDEDEDAKRFDMLILRRQLAQLEGDDVAAERLRKQVQNIATLLLSQTAIPSVAAQQVLLDEVGSDEWWVDVTLPMLESVRRKLRGLLRFLEKAKKVVVYADFADELSGATLVDLPGITPGTNWERFHAKARACLKQQQDHVALQRLRRNKPLTSDDLDALERMLIDNGVGEQADIDFVREQSRGLGLFVRSLVGLDREAAAEAFGTYLDGTRFNADQIRFVNLIVTELTANGVVEPARLYESPYIDHAPTGPDDVFCESDVDSIISILNTVRDNAAPEGGAA, from the coding sequence ATGTCCAACTTCGCCTTCCTGCACGCAATCGGTTGGCTGGAGATGCACACCGATTGTGCTCGGGCGGAAAGCTATGCCACCAGCGACCCACGCTCGGCGTGCTTCTATAGCCGCCGGACCGTCGAGCTGCTGGTCGACTATCTGTACGACGTTCTGGCGCTGCCGATTCCGTACAAGAACAATCTGGCCGCCAAGATCAACGATCCGAAGGTCAAGTCGAAGGTCGGTGTCGGGATCGCGACCAAGCTGAACCTGATCCGCAAGCTGGGCAATACTGCTGTCCACGGTGTGCACCCCATCCCGCCGCGGGCCGCTTTGGATACGTTGCGTGAGCTGCACCACGTGATGCTGTGGGCCGCCTTCCGGTATTCGACCAAGCCGCAAGCGGTTCCGATGAAGGCCGCCTTCGATCCGAAGATCGCGGCCCAGGCGGCACCGCTAACCCGGCAGGAGGTCGCTCAACTGGCGGCGAAGTTCGCCGCCCAGGACGAAGCTCACGCCAAGGCCCTGGCCGAGAAGGACGAGCTGGCAGCGCAGAAGGACGCCGAGATCGCGGAACTGCGGGAGGCGGTCAAGAAAGCCCAAGCCGCCAACCAGCAGAACGACGACCGCGACTACAACGAGGCCGACACTCGGGATCGGTTCATCGACGTGATGCTGGCCGAAGCCGGCTGGCCCCTCGCCGAGACTAAGGACCGCGAGTATCCGATCACTGGCATGCCCAGCCCGGACGGCAAGGGCTTCGTCGACTACGTGTTGTGGGGCCAGGACGGCCTGCCGCTGGCTATTGTGGAGGCCAAGCGAACCACCAGGAGCCCGCAGGTCGGTCAGCAGCAGGCCAAACTGTATGCCGACTGCCTCGAGCAGATGACGGGCCGCCGCCCGGTCATCTTCTATACCAATGGGTTTGAGCACTGGATTTGGGATGACGCCGGCGGCTACCCGCCGCGGGAGGTTCGGGGTTTCTACAGTCGCGACGAGCTGGAGCTGTTGGTCCAGCGCCGCGACACCCGCAAACCGCTGACCGATATGCCGATCGACTCGGCCATTGTGGAGCGCCACTATCAGCACCGCGCCATCCGCGCGATCGACGACGCCTTCACCGGCAAGCAACGTGAAGCCCTGCTGGTGATGGCCACCGGGTCGGGCAAGACCCGCACGGTCATCGCGCTGGTGAAGCAGCTGATGGAGGCCAACTGGGTCAAACGGGTCCTGTTCCTGGCTGACCGCACCGCCCTGGTCACCCAGGCCGCGAACGCGTTCAAGGCGCATCTGCCCGATGCCACCACCGTGAACCTGGTGACTGAGAAGATCACCGACGGCCGGGTGTACGTGTGTACCTACCCGACGATGATGAACCTCATCGACGACACCGACTCCGGCACTAGGAGATTCGGGCCCGGCTACTTCGACCTCGTCGTCATCGACGAAGCCCACCGCTCCGTCTACCAAAAGTACCGGGCCATCTTCGACTGGTACGACTCACTGCTCGTCGGGCTAACCGCCACCCCCAAAGACGAAGTCGACCACAACACCTACCGACTGTTCCACCTTGAAGACGGAGTGCCCACCGACGCCTACAGCCTCGACGACGCCGTCAAGGAAGGCTTCCTGGTTCCCGCGGTCGGGATCTCCGTCGGCACCAAGTTCCTCCGGCAAGGCATCCGCTACGCCGACCTGTCCGAAGAGGAGAAAGACGACTGGGACGCCCTCGATTGGGGTGAGGGTGATCCGCCCGATGAGGTGAGTTCCGAGGAGATCAACCGGTTCCTGTTCAACGAGGACACCGTCGACAAGGTGCTCGCCGAACTGCTTAGCAAGGGCCACCGGGTCGCTGAAGGGGACCGGCTGGGCAAGACCATCATCTTCGCCAAGAACAAGGATCACGCCGAGTTCATTGCGCGGCGTTTCGACATCCAATACCCGCAGTACGCAGGCCAGTTCGCCCGGGTCATCACCCACGGATTGAGCTACGCGCAATCGCTGATCGACGACTTTTCCGTCACCGAGAAGGCCCCGCACATCGCGATCTCGGTTGACATGCTCGACACCGGTATCGATGTCCCTGACGTCGTCAACCTCGTTTTCTTCAAACTGGTGCGCTCCAAGACGAAGTTCTGGCAGATGATCGGCCGCGGCACCCGCCTGCGCCCTGACCTGTTCGGTCCCGGCCTGGACAAGGCGAACTTCTACGTCTTCGACTTCTGCGGCAACCTCGAATACTTCAGCCAAGACCTCCCCGGCTCCGAAGGCTCCTTGCAGAAATCGCTGAACCAGCGGCTGTTCGAAACCCGGCTCGGGCTGATCACCGCCATCGACTCCGCCTGGCCGGCGAAGAACCCCGAGCCATCCGAGGGGCAGGGCACCGAAACCGAACGCGGACTCCGGGTCGACATCGCGTGGTCACTGCACCAAACCGTCGCCGGGATGAACCTCGAGAATTTCCTCGTCCGCCCGCACCGCAAGTTGGTTGAGCAGTATGCGGAATGGCCGGTCTGGAGTGCGCTGACCCCGGAGGCCGCCGGTGATGTGGGCGAGCAGTTGGCCGGGCTGCCCTCGGCGTTCAAAGACGAGGACGAGGACGCCAAACGCTTCGACATGCTAATCCTGCGCCGCCAGCTCGCCCAGCTGGAGGGCGATGACGTCGCCGCGGAACGCCTGCGGAAGCAGGTCCAGAACATTGCCACCCTACTGTTGAGCCAGACGGCGATCCCTTCCGTTGCTGCACAACAGGTCCTGCTTGACGAAGTTGGTAGCGACGAGTGGTGGGTCGATGTCACGCTACCCATGCTCGAATCGGTCCGGCGCAAGCTGCGCGGCCTGCTGCGATTCCTGGAGAAAGCCAAGAAGGTGGTTGTCTACGCCGACTTCGCCGACGAACTCAGCGGAGCCACCCTCGTCGACCTGCCCGGCATTACCCCTGGGACGAACTGGGAGCGGTTCCATGCCAAGGCAAGGGCCTGCCTCAAGCAGCAACAGGATCATGTGGCCCTTCAGCGGTTACGCCGAAACAAGCCGCTGACGTCGGACGACCTCGATGCGTTGGAGCGCATGCTCATTGACAACGGAGTTGGGGAACAAGCCGATATTGACTTTGTTCGAGAGCAGTCGCGCGGGCTGGGGCTGTTCGTGCGCTCGCTGGTCGGTTTGGACCGCGAAGCTGCCGCCGAAGCGTTCGGGACCTACCTCGACGGGACTCGGTTCAACGCTGACCAGATCCGGTTCGTCAACCTCATCGTTACCGAACTCACCGCCAACGGGGTAGTGGAACCGGCGCGACTGTACGAGTCGCCCTACATCGACCACGCACCGACCGGGCCGGACGATGTGTTCTGCGAGAGCGACGTAGACAGCATCATTTCGATACTTAACACTGTGCGAGACAACGCGGCTCCGGAGGGCGGGGCCGCGTGA
- a CDS encoding DUF3644 domain-containing protein, which yields MARPQRWELLLRASQQEALLAVSLFNDPGRERALEGFVVHMHIAWMYAFHSEWLRAGRTIMCRSASRRAAGSSARSRCVRVGTDLFPAV from the coding sequence ATGGCGCGACCTCAGCGGTGGGAACTGCTCCTACGAGCGTCGCAGCAGGAGGCACTGCTGGCGGTCAGCCTGTTCAACGATCCTGGCCGGGAACGGGCGCTTGAGGGCTTCGTCGTCCACATGCACATCGCTTGGATGTACGCGTTTCACTCGGAGTGGCTGCGGGCGGGAAGAACTATCATGTGCCGCTCAGCGAGCAGACGGGCAGCCGGTTCTAGTGCTCGTTCGCGTTGCGTTCGCGTCGGAACGGATCTGTTCCCGGCAGTCTGA